GGCGCGGCGTGGCTTTGCGATACCTTCACGGCATGAAATCCACGGGAACAAAAATCGGAATCATCGGATGCGGAGCGATCGGCACGGTGCATGCACGGCATGCCGCTCGTGCGGGACTTGAAGTTGCCGCCATCTGGGATGTGAAACCCGAAGCCGCCAAGTTGCTCTCCGGCGATGCCCCTTCGGCGGAGACGATGCCGAATGTCGAGGCGCTGCTGGCAAGGGCGGACATCGCCGGCGTCGTGGTCGCGGTGCCCAACAACATGCACATGCCGCTTGCGGTGCAAAGCCTGAAGGCGGGCAAGCATGTCCTGCTTGAAAAGCCCATGGCCCTTTCCGCCGCCGAATGCGACGCCATATTGAAGGCGTGCCGGGAAACCGGGAAACAGCTGCAGATGGGGTTTGTCTGCCGCCAGCTTCCGACGGTGTCAACCGCCAAGAAACTGGTCGAGTCGGGAACGTTCGGCTCCCTCTATCACATCAAGGCGAGCACCTACCGACGCCGCGGCGTGCCCGGGCTTGGAGGCTGGTTCACCGACAAGAAGCGTTCGGGCGGAGGGCCGTTGATTGATCTGGGCGTGCACATCATCGACGCGTCGCTGTGGCTGGCGGGTTATCCCAAGGTGGAGCGGGTGAGCGGGGCGATTTATTCAAATTTCGGCCGCCAGATGAAGAACTACGCGCACGTGTCCATGTGGGCGGGCCCGCCCAGGTTCGACGGCGTCTGTGATGTCGAGGACCACGCCACGGCGCTGCTGCGCTGCGCCGGAGGATTGACCATCGAGTTGAACACGACCTGGGCCATGAACATTCCCGACGGAGCGCTTCCGGATGGCGTCATCCTCTTCGGCCAGAAGGCGGGCTGTCACATCGGGCTTCACGCCAAGAGGCTCACCCTCGCGACTGAGACTCACTCGATGCCCGCGGATCTTGAGCCGCACTTTCTCGCCGAGGATCCGCTCAAGCAGGCGTGGGATTTGCAGGCGTCCGCGTTCCGGTCGCTCCTGGAGAGTGGCACGAAGCCCATCGCCACTGCCGAGGAGGGCCGCTGCGTGCAGGCCGTCATCGACGCGGTCTATCGCTCGGCCGAGCTGGGGCGCGAAGTGGAAGTGTGAGTCACGCCGCCCGAGAGCGGCGGGTCCCAATTAGTGCTTGGTGTCGCCGCTGCCCTGGTACTTGTCCAGGGATTCCTTCATCTCTTCAAGCATGTCGCCTTCGATGCCGTTCTTGGTTCCCAGGGCCACGGCCTGCTGCTGCGTGGTGAGCGCCTTGGCCTTGTCGCCGCGCTCCCAGTAGACGCGGGCGAGGGTGTCGAGAATCGCCGGATCCGATGACTTGGACTTGGAGACGGCCTTCTCAGCCGCGGCCAGCGCGAAATCAAGGTCGCGGTTCTTCGCGGGCATTTCGGTGGCGGTGACCCAGGCCAGCTGGTTGAATTCCTCGGCTTCAAGGTCCTTGCCCAGGAGCTGCTTGCCGACGGCGATCGCCTCGCCGGGCTGATTGGCGGGGCCGCTGAGAATCTGGAACTTCACCATCGACCACCGGGTGGAGTTCGGATTTTGCTTGATCATCTCGTCGAGTTTCGCCAGCGCCGGTGCGTAGTCACCGCTCTTGTTGGCAGCGCCCAACATCTTGGTGAGCTCGCGGCCATCCTCTTCGCTCTTGGCCTGCGCCTCGGCGGCCTGCTTGGCCTTGGTCCGGTCCCAGGTGCCGGCGACCACAGCGGTCAGTGGCTTGTCCATCTCCATCGGGTGGCCGATCCATTCGATCGTTCCATCCTTGCCCACGATGAAGGCGGTGGGGATGCCCTCGGCGCCGGCGGCGTCCAGCCAGGACTTGCCCATGTCGCGGTCACCATCGAAGGCAATGCGGTAGCCCATCGCATCGCCCTTGTTGGCCACGAAGGACTTCAGCTTCTCCAGGCGGGCGTCGGTCGCGCCGCTCTTGCGCTCGCTTGCGGCGACTGCGATGAACTGGACCGATGGATTGTCCTTCTGCATCTGGGTGAGATGGGGAATGCTCGCGATGCAGGGCCCGCACCAGGTCGCCCAGAATTCGACGACGTAGGGAGTTCCGGTCTGGAGCTCCTTAACGGGCTCGCCCTTGACCCAGGCGTCGACCGCGAGCGGCGGAGCCTTGGATCCAATGGTCAGCGTTGCGGGAGCGGCGAGGACGAGGGCGACGAGGGTGGTGAACATGGCGATCTCCTTGAGGAGGGAATGGTACCACGGAAAACCTCCGCCACTCCCGGCATTATGCTTGCGGCATGAGCTGCCGCATGCTGGATGGAAAGTCGCTCGGCCTGAAAGTCCGTGAGGATGTGCGCTCCCGCGTCCTCGCTGCGGGACGGCCCGCGCGGCTGGACGCCGTGCTGGCCGGCTGCGATCAGGCCGCGGAGCTTTACGCCCAGAGCCAGGCACGCACCTGCGAGGAGGCGGGCATCCACTATGTGCTGCACCGACTGCCTGCGGAGAGCACCTACGACGACATCGCCGGGCGCGTGCTGCTGCTCAACACCGAGGAGCAGGTGCAGGCGATCATGCTGCATCTGCCGCTGCCGCCCGGCATCGACGTGGAGCGCGTCCAATCCCTGATTGCGCCGGAGAAGGACGTGGAGGGAGTGAATCCCGCCAACATCGGCAACGTGGTCTATGGCCGGCGCAGCCTGGTGCCTTGCACGGCGCTGGCGGTGCTGGAATTGATCGAGAGCTCGAAGATCAACCTGCAAGGGGCACTTTGCGTGGTGGTCGGCGCCAGCAACATCGTGGGCAAGCCGGTCGCCGTGCTGCTGATGCGGGCCAATGCGACCGTGGTGAGCTCGAACAAATTTACGAGCCAACTGCACAACCTCACCCGCGGCGCTGATGTGGTGGTCGCCGCGGCGGGAGTGGCCGGTCTGGTCAAGGGCGACTGGATCAAGCCCGGCGCTGTGGTCATCGACGTGGGCATTCACCGCGTGAAGGGGCCGGATGGTCGGACGATCACGCTGGGCGATGTCGACCACGAAAGTGTCGCGCAGGTCGCGGGTTTCCTCACCCCCGTTCCCGGCGGCGTCGGCCCCATGACGGTGGCCATGCTGCTCCGCAATGTTGCGGACGCCTGCCTCGACCGCTGAATTCCTTCAGGCGCCAAGCATCTTCGCGGCCTGCTGATAGCGGGCGATGGTCTTCTCGACCACATCGTGCGGCAGCTCGGGCCCGGGCGGCGTGCGGTTCCAGCGGCCAGCGGCCTCCTCGGCGAGCAGCCAGTTGCGAACGAACTGCTTGTCCAGGCTCTCCGGCTCCTTGGTGGTGCCCAAGCTTGAAGCGATCCAGTAGCGGCTCGAGTCGGGCGTGAGCACTTCGTCGGCGAGCACGAGCTCGTCGGTGGCCTCGCCCTTGGCGTCCAGCGCAAAACCGAATTCGAACTTCGTGTCCGCCAGAATGAGACCGCGCTCGGCGCAGCGTTCGGCGGCCGCGCGGTAGATGGCCAGGCTCGCCGAGCGGAGCCGTTCCATGACCGCGCCGCCGACCGTCGCCGCGGCCTGCTCGAAGGTGATGTTCTCGTCGTGGCCGCTCTGGGCCTTGCTCGCCGGCGTGAAGATCGGCTCGGGAAGGCGGCTCCACTGGGCCAGCCCCGCCGGCAACGGGACGCCGCAGACCCGGCCATTCCTGAGGTACTCCGCGAAGCCGCTGCCCGCGAGCCAGCCGCGGACCACGCATTCCACCGGAACGATGCGGACCTTTCGGCAGATCATGCAGCGGCCGCGCAGCATGTTCCGGTCGACTTCAGAAATCCCCGTAATGGAGGCGGGATCCGTGGTGATCACGTGATCGGGGACGATGCCCCAGGCGCGGATGCGGCGGAACCACTCCATGCTGATCTCGGTGAGCAGCTTCCCTTTGCCGGGGATCGCCGTCGGCAGCACCACGTCAAAGGCGCTGATGCGATCGGTGGCCACCACCAGGATGCGGGGGAGTTCGCCCGCGGCGGCGGGAAGCTCGTAGAGGTCACGCACTTTTCCGGCGCGGCGGCCGCGCAGCGGAAGTTGGGTCTGTGTCACCGGCGCGTCGGGGTTCCCGGGCGGCGGCGCGGCGTGCTCGCGGCGCGGCGCGGACGATTTCGCTTCCATCGCCTCATGCTAACGCCTTGCCAAAAGCTCCCGAAACGCCGAGCGCCGCCGATTTCTGGTTACACTTTCGAGGCGATGCTGCGCTTCGACGTCCATCATGAATTGAACTCGTCCGACGAGCGGCGCCTGGTCGGCGCGCACCTACTCGGGCGCGACGACCTGCCGGTGGCCGGCGATGTGAAGTGGAAGGGCGGGGGCGTCCTGTGCGATCCCGCCGAGCCCGTCGCCACGGCGCTCTGTCTGGAAGTGGACGCAGGCGCGATGGGCCGACTCATGCTGCAGACCTGCCTGCTCAAGCAGCGCGACGAGCCCTATCTGCTCCTGCTGGAACTGGCCCGTCACCGCATCAAGCTCTACATCTCCAAGAGCGAGGAGT
This portion of the Planctomycetota bacterium genome encodes:
- a CDS encoding Gfo/Idh/MocA family oxidoreductase, which gives rise to MKSTGTKIGIIGCGAIGTVHARHAARAGLEVAAIWDVKPEAAKLLSGDAPSAETMPNVEALLARADIAGVVVAVPNNMHMPLAVQSLKAGKHVLLEKPMALSAAECDAILKACRETGKQLQMGFVCRQLPTVSTAKKLVESGTFGSLYHIKASTYRRRGVPGLGGWFTDKKRSGGGPLIDLGVHIIDASLWLAGYPKVERVSGAIYSNFGRQMKNYAHVSMWAGPPRFDGVCDVEDHATALLRCAGGLTIELNTTWAMNIPDGALPDGVILFGQKAGCHIGLHAKRLTLATETHSMPADLEPHFLAEDPLKQAWDLQASAFRSLLESGTKPIATAEEGRCVQAVIDAVYRSAELGREVEV
- a CDS encoding redoxin family protein; translated protein: MFTTLVALVLAAPATLTIGSKAPPLAVDAWVKGEPVKELQTGTPYVVEFWATWCGPCIASIPHLTQMQKDNPSVQFIAVAASERKSGATDARLEKLKSFVANKGDAMGYRIAFDGDRDMGKSWLDAAGAEGIPTAFIVGKDGTIEWIGHPMEMDKPLTAVVAGTWDRTKAKQAAEAQAKSEEDGRELTKMLGAANKSGDYAPALAKLDEMIKQNPNSTRWSMVKFQILSGPANQPGEAIAVGKQLLGKDLEAEEFNQLAWVTATEMPAKNRDLDFALAAAEKAVSKSKSSDPAILDTLARVYWERGDKAKALTTQQQAVALGTKNGIEGDMLEEMKESLDKYQGSGDTKH
- a CDS encoding bifunctional 5,10-methylenetetrahydrofolate dehydrogenase/5,10-methenyltetrahydrofolate cyclohydrolase, with the protein product MSCRMLDGKSLGLKVREDVRSRVLAAGRPARLDAVLAGCDQAAELYAQSQARTCEEAGIHYVLHRLPAESTYDDIAGRVLLLNTEEQVQAIMLHLPLPPGIDVERVQSLIAPEKDVEGVNPANIGNVVYGRRSLVPCTALAVLELIESSKINLQGALCVVVGASNIVGKPVAVLLMRANATVVSSNKFTSQLHNLTRGADVVVAAAGVAGLVKGDWIKPGAVVIDVGIHRVKGPDGRTITLGDVDHESVAQVAGFLTPVPGGVGPMTVAMLLRNVADACLDR
- a CDS encoding phosphoribosylaminoimidazolesuccinocarboxamide synthase: MEAKSSAPRREHAAPPPGNPDAPVTQTQLPLRGRRAGKVRDLYELPAAAGELPRILVVATDRISAFDVVLPTAIPGKGKLLTEISMEWFRRIRAWGIVPDHVITTDPASITGISEVDRNMLRGRCMICRKVRIVPVECVVRGWLAGSGFAEYLRNGRVCGVPLPAGLAQWSRLPEPIFTPASKAQSGHDENITFEQAAATVGGAVMERLRSASLAIYRAAAERCAERGLILADTKFEFGFALDAKGEATDELVLADEVLTPDSSRYWIASSLGTTKEPESLDKQFVRNWLLAEEAAGRWNRTPPGPELPHDVVEKTIARYQQAAKMLGA